Proteins encoded together in one Telopea speciosissima isolate NSW1024214 ecotype Mountain lineage chromosome 4, Tspe_v1, whole genome shotgun sequence window:
- the LOC122658533 gene encoding protein WALLS ARE THIN 1-like → MADSGSAAAKRMCLVPERAKLHLAMLALQFGYAGFHVVSRAALNMGISKLVFPVYRNIIALLLLIPFAYFLEKKERPALTTNFLVQFFLLALVGITANQGFYLLGLDYTSPTFASAIQNSVPAITFLMAAILRIEQVRLNRRDGIAKMVGTLSCVAGASVITLYKGPTLFGPVAPHLKETHQLFLSLGDAEGKNWTLGCIYLIGHCLSWSAWLVLQAPVLKKYPARLSVTSYTCFFGLLQFLAIALFMERNYQAWLVHSGAELFSVFYAGVVASGIAFAVQIWCIDRGGPVFVAVYQPVQTLVVAIMASIALGEQFYLGGIIGAALIITGLYLVLWGKNAERKFAKEAAVNVIASSPGAEHSHGIINNRAASHAKSSSLVQPLLPSSTATDSV, encoded by the exons ATGGCGGATAGTGGTTCTGCGGCTGCCAAGAGAATGTGTTTGGTGCCTGAACGAGCCAAGCTGCACTTGGCCATGTTGGCCTTGCAGTTTGGTTATGCTGGTTTTCATGTTGTTTCCAGAGCTGCCCTTAATATGGGTATCAGCAAACTTGTTTTCCCTGTCTACAGGAACATCATCGCTTTGCTGCTTCTCATTCCTTTCGCCTATTTCCTAGAgaa gaAGGAGAGGCCAGCCCTGACAACTAACTTTCTTGTTCAGTTCTTCCTCCTTGCACTTGTTGG AATAACAGCGAATCAAGGATTCTACTTGTTGGGATTAGATTACACTTCACCCACGTTTGCCTCTGCTATACAGAACTCTGTGCCGGCAATCACCTTTCTCATGGCTGCCATACTCAG GATAGAACAGGTGAGGTTAAATAGAAGGGATGGCATAGCCAAGATGGTAGGAACCCTGTCGTGTGTGGCTGGAGCTTCGGTCATCACACTTTACAAGGGTCCAACCTTATTTGGTCCAGTCGCACCACATTTAAAGGAGACGCATCAACTGTTTCTGTCCCTAGGAGACGCCGAAGGGAAGAACTGGACCTTGGGTTGTATCTACCTCATCGGTCACTGTCTCTCCTGGTCTGCTTGGCTTGTCTTGCAGGCCCCAGTGCTGAAGAAATACCCGGCAAGGCTCTCCGTTACCTCTTACACATGCTTCTTCGGTTTGCTCCAGTTCTTAGCCATCGCTCTATTCATGGAAAGGAACTACCAAGCCTGGCTGGTTCACTCCGGCGCCGAACTCTTCAGTGTTTTCTATGCG GGAGTGGTGGCTTCAGGAATAGCGTTTGCTGTTCAGATCTGGTGCATTGACAGGGGAGGCCCAGTGTTTGTGGCAGTGTATCAACCCGTGCAGACCTTAGTTGTCGCTATCATGGCTTCCATTGCTTTGGGCGAGCAGTTCTACTTGGGCGG GATCATAGGTGCGGCATTGATTATCACAGGATTGTATCTGGTTCTATGGGGGAAGAACGCGGAGAGAAAATTCGCAAAGGAAGCTGCTGTGAATGTGATTGCATCGTCTCCCGGTGCGGAGCATTCTCATGGGATCATCAACAATAGGGCAGCTAGCCATGCCAAGTCCTCCTCCCTTGTCCAAccacttctcccttcttccactgctactgATAGTGTTTGA